The Sulfurospirillum halorespirans DSM 13726 genome has a window encoding:
- a CDS encoding DmsC/YnfH family molybdoenzyme membrane anchor subunit has protein sequence MTLSNIIIGELPLVFFTVVAQASVGLSLVYALCTKLSSNAKIDSRKNFGALFLALTCFGIIASVFHLGDPLHAPYMIFRMAGFTQNGTWIVSWLPLEILGIGIMAFLGILVMLRGSLIAIYALPFVGFLTLFAMSGIYGSMAQIVPTWSFGLTFLLFCASALLLGGFTYRAFFAEVTKEIALSSLVSIGGFVLFALALLLYTLHNAEVHIDAIANVFGLMHGYYGCFVGGGLILTGLALMLNIYQDLLPDCFTCNMSKLSLAIVFVGVLATRVAFYGLITTHFFIG, from the coding sequence ATGACATTGTCTAATATTATCATAGGCGAATTGCCACTGGTATTTTTTACTGTTGTTGCGCAAGCTTCCGTGGGTCTTTCATTAGTATATGCCCTTTGTACAAAACTCAGCTCTAATGCTAAAATAGACTCACGTAAAAACTTTGGTGCACTCTTTTTGGCTTTGACATGTTTTGGTATTATCGCTTCGGTCTTTCACTTAGGTGATCCTTTGCATGCTCCGTATATGATATTCCGCATGGCAGGATTTACTCAAAATGGAACATGGATTGTTTCATGGTTACCTTTAGAGATTTTAGGTATTGGCATTATGGCATTTCTTGGTATCCTTGTTATGTTACGAGGCTCCTTAATAGCTATTTATGCGCTCCCTTTTGTGGGCTTTTTGACACTGTTTGCCATGAGTGGTATCTATGGTTCTATGGCACAAATTGTTCCAACATGGAGCTTTGGATTAACCTTTTTATTGTTCTGTGCATCTGCTTTGCTCTTGGGTGGATTTACCTATCGTGCATTTTTTGCTGAAGTGACTAAAGAAATTGCACTTTCATCATTGGTAAGTATAGGTGGATTTGTTTTATTTGCACTGGCACTGCTTCTTTACACGCTCCATAATGCGGAAGTCCACATTGATGCTATTGCAAATGTATTTGGTTTAATGCATGGCTACTATGGTTGTTTTGTAGGTGGTGGACTCATCTTAACAGGTCTTGCACTGATGCTCAATATCTATCAAGACTTACTTCCAGACTGCTTTACATGTAACATGTCAAAGCTCTCTCTTGCCATTGTTTTTGTAGGCGTTTTGGCAACCCGTGTTGCTTTTTACGGGCTGATTACAACGCATTTTTTTATTGGATAA
- the hemH gene encoding ferrochelatase, producing MKKALVLLNMGGPNNLDEVKVFLSNMFNDANIITIKSALLRRFIAFMITSTRTKKAQANYAKLGGKSPLVGYTKQLVAKLQSALPALHVTFAMRYTPPFCDALIEELKAKGIEEVIVLPLYPHYSTTTTKSSVEDFMKVAKALGFQARIRVIDRFFENESYNRLLVQKIKEALGENDPTKMELIFSAHSLPQKIIANGDPYEREISLHVKLVEQLLHEEGVQFKAVHLAYQSKLGPVKWLEPSMEEKLSTLENKNALIVPISFTIDNSETEFELSQEYAELAHRLGFERYIVAKCPNDDEAFVECIKGLID from the coding sequence ATGAAAAAAGCGCTTGTCCTTCTCAATATGGGAGGTCCTAATAACCTTGATGAAGTCAAAGTTTTTTTATCCAATATGTTCAATGACGCCAATATCATCACCATCAAAAGTGCTCTTTTACGCCGTTTTATCGCTTTTATGATCACCTCAACGCGTACCAAAAAAGCCCAAGCCAACTACGCAAAACTCGGAGGTAAATCGCCTTTAGTCGGCTACACCAAACAACTGGTTGCAAAGCTACAAAGCGCACTACCTGCTTTACATGTAACCTTTGCGATGCGTTACACGCCTCCCTTTTGCGATGCGTTGATTGAGGAGCTCAAAGCCAAGGGAATTGAAGAGGTTATCGTGTTGCCACTGTATCCGCACTACTCGACCACGACGACCAAGTCTTCGGTGGAAGATTTTATGAAAGTGGCGAAAGCATTGGGATTTCAAGCGCGTATCCGCGTTATTGATCGTTTTTTTGAAAACGAAAGCTACAACCGCCTTTTGGTGCAAAAGATCAAAGAAGCGTTAGGCGAGAATGACCCAACAAAGATGGAGCTTATCTTCTCCGCGCACTCTCTGCCTCAAAAAATCATTGCGAATGGCGATCCGTATGAGAGAGAAATCAGTTTACATGTAAAGCTCGTTGAGCAACTGTTGCACGAAGAAGGTGTGCAGTTTAAAGCGGTGCATTTAGCGTATCAGTCGAAGCTTGGACCGGTTAAATGGCTTGAGCCTTCGATGGAGGAAAAACTCTCAACGCTTGAGAATAAAAACGCGCTTATTGTTCCCATCTCATTTACGATCGACAATTCTGAAACGGAGTTTGAGCTAAGCCAAGAGTATGCAGAACTTGCTCACCGCCTTGGATTTGAGCGCTATATCGTGGCAAAATGCCCCAATGATGATGAGGCGTTTGTGGAGTGCATTAAAGGCTTAATTGACTAA
- the flgB gene encoding flagellar basal body rod protein FlgB, translated as MGFVTSKSNTLLEAGLSARALRQDLVSSNIANIDTPFYKARDVDFETALIEKKKAIYGENSAATKLEMAQTDASHLSGTSGFDSTQSTVYLRDGHMARNDGNTVDLDVETSELGKNAMMFNALASGLQKNGLIFKSVIEYSSKI; from the coding sequence ATGGGCTTTGTGACCTCTAAATCAAATACACTTTTAGAAGCAGGTCTTAGCGCAAGAGCTTTGAGACAAGATCTCGTTTCAAGCAATATTGCTAACATCGACACCCCTTTTTACAAAGCACGCGATGTTGATTTTGAAACAGCCTTGATTGAGAAGAAAAAAGCCATTTATGGTGAAAACAGCGCTGCAACGAAGCTCGAAATGGCGCAAACCGATGCGTCACACCTTAGTGGAACCAGCGGTTTTGATAGCACCCAATCAACCGTTTATTTAAGAGACGGACACATGGCCAGGAATGATGGCAATACGGTCGATTTAGATGTAGAGACATCGGAGTTGGGTAAAAATGCAATGATGTTTAACGCGCTTGCATCAGGGCTACAAAAAAATGGTTTGATTTTTAAAAGCGTTATTGAATATTCGTCTAAAATATAA
- a CDS encoding TorD/DmsD family molecular chaperone — translation MDYTTLSLAANVFAQFLASSPDAKTWQMLKENHVLEEWFIHTQTPTSEQGTMLWKRSHGEESSDTIAADFTRLFLCDEEFLKAPPYASFYLESSGEIFTQESDDVQAVYDAFSFKTTRLTQEPADHIATQLEFLSLLLKSAAQSDAFAKHISRFIAIHLASWMTSWAVDVQNNAQSLFYRGLGYHIQTYYELLIETFQPNVVPRIIHRKAS, via the coding sequence ATGGATTATACAACACTAAGCCTTGCCGCAAATGTTTTTGCACAATTCCTAGCGTCATCTCCTGATGCTAAAACATGGCAAATGCTTAAAGAAAATCACGTTTTAGAAGAGTGGTTTATACATACGCAAACACCAACATCGGAACAAGGAACAATGTTATGGAAACGCTCCCATGGTGAGGAGAGTAGCGATACGATTGCGGCTGATTTTACACGCCTTTTTCTATGCGATGAAGAATTTTTGAAAGCACCACCTTATGCGTCCTTTTACCTTGAATCATCGGGTGAAATTTTTACACAAGAGAGCGATGATGTCCAAGCGGTTTATGATGCGTTTTCATTTAAAACGACACGGCTAACACAGGAGCCAGCCGACCACATCGCCACTCAATTGGAATTTTTAAGTTTACTGCTTAAAAGTGCGGCACAAAGTGATGCTTTTGCAAAACATATTAGCCGGTTTATAGCGATACATTTAGCCTCTTGGATGACATCATGGGCAGTGGATGTACAAAACAATGCACAGTCCTTATTTTATAGAGGTTTGGGATACCACATCCAAACCTACTATGAACTTTTAATTGAAACATTTCAACCTAATGTTGTACCACGCATTATCCATCGTAAAGCTTCATGA
- a CDS encoding DUF1566 domain-containing protein: protein MKQYVIIFLISTLSLMAKCSFNTSTFTAKEGEVIDTKSKLIWKRCSFGEEWQKGKGCVGEIKLIRRKEAEAYARSLGNGWRVPSVDELLSLVDERCKTPVINSALFGKLHDTGEGANYLTSSVYLEGDDVIPTLFYTIDFMNGVVDAHTKSYSGAVRLVR from the coding sequence ATGAAACAATATGTCATTATTTTTTTGATTTCAACCCTGAGTTTAATGGCGAAGTGTTCCTTTAACACGAGCACTTTCACCGCAAAAGAGGGCGAAGTCATTGATACAAAATCGAAATTAATCTGGAAGCGTTGTTCCTTTGGCGAAGAGTGGCAGAAAGGCAAAGGATGTGTCGGTGAAATAAAACTTATAAGGCGCAAAGAAGCAGAAGCATACGCACGCTCTTTGGGCAACGGATGGAGAGTTCCGAGCGTTGATGAGCTTTTGAGCTTGGTAGATGAACGCTGTAAAACGCCCGTCATCAATAGCGCACTATTTGGAAAACTACACGACACAGGCGAGGGTGCGAATTATCTAACTTCGTCCGTTTACCTTGAGGGTGACGACGTGATTCCAACGCTTTTTTATACGATTGATTTTATGAATGGTGTTGTTGATGCTCATACGAAAAGTTATAGTGGTGCCGTGCGGTTGGTGCGTTAG
- the fliE gene encoding flagellar hook-basal body complex protein FliE, translated as MASTIDTLTALTNTSNTTVAKTDTTSSDFSKILQDSLEEINDTQVKGDKAMADLATGEVKDLHQAAIAINKAETSMKMMLEIRNKALSAYKEISKTQI; from the coding sequence ATGGCCAGTACAATTGATACGCTTACAGCATTAACCAATACATCCAATACTACGGTTGCGAAGACTGATACCACCAGTAGTGATTTTTCAAAAATTTTACAAGATTCTCTTGAAGAGATTAACGACACCCAAGTCAAAGGTGACAAAGCAATGGCAGATCTTGCGACGGGCGAAGTCAAAGATTTGCACCAAGCAGCTATTGCTATTAACAAAGCAGAAACGAGTATGAAAATGATGTTAGAAATTCGTAATAAAGCCCTCAGTGCTTATAAAGAGATCTCGAAGACACAGATTTAA
- a CDS encoding DMSO/selenate family reductase complex A subunit — protein MYEISRRRFLQWSGALGGGLASSAILPLPSIAEDVKTVPSSKKYDSIKWAGCTINCGSKCPVRVFVKGGKIDHIETDNTGGDEFGSHQVRACLRGRSNRYRVYNPNRLLYPLKRIGKRGEGKFARISWDEALETIATKMKEVKEKYGNEAIYLNYATGTTGAIMNRCTAGPWVRLLSLFGGYLNYYNSYSTAQITDGLNHFYGTSRGSDIMNIEYAKLVVMFGNNSVETRMSGGGTGYAYKCALERGGAKIIHIDPRYSDSLVGACDQWIPIVPGTDGALIAAMAHVMISEDLHDKEFLSKYCVGFSSDTLPEGTSENSSYEDYVMGRGEDKTEKTPAWAENITKISAQTIINLAREVATTKPCFIAQGWGAQRQSNGEQAARAIATLAAMTGNIGSVGTNPGTREHTTGWIEPASLPYKNPIKDAIPCFLWTDAIVRGKEMRDITDGVRKTTQLKQNIKFLWNTGGNCLINQHSDANKTAKILEDESLCEFIVDVNVTRTSSNRFADIILPDATPLEQEDFVRSSAGYSNDRPYIIYSQKAIEPLGESMPIYDMCTKLAEKLGGETLKNAFTEGRTQVEWLEHLWDVKFKDKEGIPTFTQMKEMGILKLPRYKKPLVGFEKFVQDPIANPLKTPTGKIEIFSTALDKMAKTWILHEGQAITPLPIFTEAKDGPLDPARKTYPLQIFGYHYKGRTHSSFWESAPIREINPDELWINPVDAKERHIKTGDKVLVYNQYGTMSIVAKVTPKIMPGVTSCPQGGWYKTENGIDVGGCINSLTTHEPSAIAKGNPQHSILVEIKKA, from the coding sequence ATGTATGAAATTAGTCGGCGACGATTTTTGCAATGGAGTGGTGCTTTAGGCGGAGGACTTGCAAGCAGTGCAATTTTACCGCTTCCATCCATTGCTGAAGATGTAAAAACAGTTCCATCTTCAAAAAAATACGATTCAATCAAATGGGCAGGTTGTACTATCAATTGTGGTAGTAAATGCCCTGTTCGTGTTTTTGTCAAAGGTGGGAAGATTGATCATATTGAAACCGATAATACAGGTGGTGATGAGTTTGGCTCACATCAAGTAAGAGCATGCCTAAGAGGACGATCAAATCGTTATCGTGTGTACAATCCAAACAGGCTTTTATACCCACTCAAACGCATTGGCAAACGAGGCGAAGGAAAATTTGCTCGTATATCGTGGGATGAAGCCTTAGAAACCATTGCTACAAAAATGAAAGAAGTTAAAGAAAAATACGGCAATGAAGCGATTTACTTAAACTATGCGACAGGAACAACCGGTGCTATTATGAACCGTTGTACCGCTGGTCCTTGGGTAAGACTTCTTTCACTCTTTGGTGGGTACCTCAACTATTATAACAGCTACTCGACAGCACAAATCACCGATGGACTGAACCATTTTTATGGCACAAGCAGAGGCAGTGATATTATGAATATTGAATACGCAAAACTTGTAGTCATGTTTGGTAATAATTCTGTCGAAACAAGAATGAGTGGTGGTGGTACAGGCTATGCGTATAAATGTGCTCTGGAACGAGGTGGTGCTAAAATTATTCATATTGATCCACGCTATTCTGATAGTTTAGTCGGAGCCTGTGATCAATGGATTCCAATAGTCCCAGGAACCGATGGTGCACTCATTGCTGCAATGGCACATGTTATGATTAGCGAAGACCTTCACGATAAAGAATTTTTGAGCAAATACTGTGTCGGATTTAGCTCTGATACACTTCCTGAGGGAACATCTGAAAACAGCTCTTATGAAGATTATGTTATGGGTAGAGGGGAAGATAAGACCGAAAAAACACCTGCTTGGGCGGAGAACATTACTAAAATATCTGCACAAACTATTATTAACCTCGCACGCGAAGTCGCTACGACAAAACCTTGTTTTATAGCGCAAGGATGGGGTGCACAACGCCAATCTAACGGTGAACAAGCTGCGCGTGCTATCGCAACACTTGCCGCCATGACAGGAAATATTGGCTCTGTTGGTACCAATCCTGGTACAAGAGAGCATACAACTGGATGGATTGAACCCGCATCGTTACCGTATAAAAATCCTATCAAAGATGCTATTCCTTGCTTTCTATGGACAGATGCTATTGTTAGAGGTAAAGAGATGCGTGACATCACTGATGGTGTACGAAAAACAACTCAACTCAAACAAAACATAAAATTCTTATGGAATACAGGCGGAAACTGCCTTATCAACCAACACAGTGATGCCAACAAAACCGCTAAGATTCTCGAGGATGAAAGTTTATGTGAATTTATTGTTGATGTGAATGTTACACGAACATCAAGTAACCGCTTTGCAGATATCATTCTTCCCGATGCCACGCCGCTTGAACAAGAAGATTTTGTGCGTTCAAGTGCTGGTTATTCGAATGACAGACCGTATATTATCTATTCACAAAAAGCGATTGAGCCTTTGGGCGAAAGTATGCCAATTTATGATATGTGTACAAAACTCGCTGAAAAATTGGGTGGAGAAACACTCAAAAATGCTTTTACCGAAGGTCGTACTCAAGTTGAGTGGTTAGAGCATCTTTGGGATGTAAAATTTAAAGATAAAGAAGGGATACCGACCTTTACGCAAATGAAAGAGATGGGTATTTTAAAATTGCCTCGCTATAAAAAGCCTTTGGTGGGATTTGAAAAATTTGTTCAAGACCCTATTGCTAATCCGCTTAAAACGCCCACGGGCAAAATTGAAATTTTCAGTACAGCACTTGATAAAATGGCAAAAACATGGATTTTGCATGAAGGTCAAGCAATCACGCCTCTTCCTATCTTCACAGAAGCGAAAGACGGACCACTTGATCCTGCACGCAAAACATACCCACTTCAAATATTTGGTTACCACTACAAAGGTCGTACACACTCTAGCTTTTGGGAGAGTGCACCTATTCGTGAAATCAATCCAGATGAACTGTGGATAAATCCTGTTGATGCTAAAGAGCGCCATATTAAAACAGGAGACAAGGTCCTTGTTTACAACCAATATGGCACGATGAGTATCGTGGCTAAAGTAACTCCCAAAATCATGCCAGGCGTGACTTCATGTCCACAAGGTGGTTGGTATAAAACGGAAAATGGCATTGATGTTGGTGGATGTATCAATTCACTGACCACACATGAACCATCAGCGATTGCCAAAGGCAATCCTCAACACTCCATCTTGGTTGAGATTAAAAAAGCGTAG
- a CDS encoding DMSO/selenate family reductase complex B subunit has translation MEKNKHFGFYLDQTRCVGCRTCQLACKDYHDSPIGVSYRRVSEYEGGSWIKNENNLLQPFNVFVYYSSIACNHCDDPACTKACPTGAMHMGDYGIVDVDTSKCIGCKSCAMACPYGAPQFNAHTGHMSKCNGCQERLDEGMMPICVDACPFRAIEAGPISELREKHGQIASVAPLPAYEITRPNLCIKPEKNAQPSNKGNGTAHLPQTLSEVSYDIV, from the coding sequence ATGGAAAAAAATAAACATTTTGGATTTTATCTTGATCAAACTCGTTGTGTGGGATGCCGCACATGTCAATTAGCCTGTAAAGATTACCATGATTCACCCATCGGTGTCAGTTACCGTCGTGTGAGTGAATACGAAGGTGGAAGTTGGATTAAAAATGAAAACAACCTTTTACAGCCTTTCAATGTTTTTGTCTATTACAGTTCCATCGCATGTAACCATTGTGATGATCCTGCATGTACAAAAGCGTGTCCCACAGGAGCGATGCATATGGGAGATTATGGCATTGTTGATGTCGATACGAGCAAATGCATCGGGTGTAAATCCTGTGCAATGGCTTGTCCTTATGGCGCACCTCAATTTAATGCACACACAGGACATATGAGTAAATGCAACGGCTGCCAAGAGCGCTTAGATGAGGGAATGATGCCTATTTGTGTTGATGCCTGCCCTTTCCGTGCTATTGAAGCGGGTCCTATCAGTGAATTGCGTGAAAAACACGGTCAAATCGCTAGTGTTGCTCCATTGCCAGCCTATGAAATTACTCGCCCAAATTTATGCATCAAACCTGAAAAAAATGCTCAACCATCTAACAAAGGCAATGGAACTGCTCATCTGCCACAAACTCTTTCGGAGGTCTCTTATGACATTGTCTAA
- the flgC gene encoding flagellar basal body rod protein FlgC: MAYLSSFDISSYGLSAQRFRMDVISANIANANTTRTSEGGPYQRKDVVFKAVDFKKTLNAKIASDNNMLEYENPLDDPFLQEDANPAIMSVKVDKVVRDESEFRYKYEPSHPDANEEGYVAYPNINPVIEMSNLVEATRAYQANVSAFQSAKSIAQSAIDILKG, translated from the coding sequence ATGGCATATTTAAGCAGTTTTGACATTAGCAGTTACGGACTCTCTGCACAACGTTTTCGTATGGATGTGATCAGCGCTAACATCGCCAATGCCAATACAACACGTACGAGTGAAGGTGGACCTTATCAACGTAAAGATGTTGTCTTTAAAGCGGTTGATTTTAAAAAAACCTTGAATGCCAAAATTGCCAGTGATAACAACATGTTAGAGTACGAAAACCCCTTGGATGACCCATTCTTGCAAGAGGATGCCAATCCTGCTATAATGAGTGTTAAAGTGGATAAAGTCGTGCGCGATGAGAGTGAATTTAGATACAAATATGAGCCTTCCCATCCGGATGCCAATGAAGAGGGTTATGTCGCTTATCCGAACATTAATCCTGTCATTGAGATGTCCAATCTTGTTGAAGCAACTCGCGCATACCAAGCAAACGTTTCCGCATTTCAAAGTGCAAAATCCATTGCACAAAGTGCGATTGATATTTTAAAAGGATAA
- a CDS encoding peptidoglycan D,D-transpeptidase FtsI family protein: MEQSDAKKIKILFLFVVVLIGFLIFLGTLFYWATIDRRLPKLEHSEINHALRGNIISSDGFKIATSQKLYKALVDTRNIDPKKFDLFVKLYSLYSGDDPKAVAATLNANVGSTVLSYRIDSKSAKYLQELSRKLYKLGVFKSYEDPKTGVAFLHGLSVIESGEDRLYPSVDSVTPILGYVKKMEQKNITKTTGVKGIERFYEDKLSSVQDSLVIGARDISNAIILDGNSISSRRFDGYDVHLTLSLKMQKIIENVLDKYQKNLEAKEIIAAVINSETGEFITLASSNRFNPDLIEKKDYGALNISAIEYIYEPGSVMKSITFALLLKANKINPYDIVNVYGGSYKLGTKVIKDTHKADKISAEDIIVYSSNVGTAQIAQKLDPIEFYQGLKDFGFSVRSGIDLPFENPGVIPALNRFNSPIYKATVGYGYGMNATFMQVIKAYNAFNNNGRLLNLSLVKKLVSPTGQELFPEKVPEVQVIPVSVAKRMQKILIKVVQQGTGTGTKMEGLEVGGKTGTAHIAEDGEYVRIYNGSFFGFVNDKKNKYTVGVLVREAKKKQAYFAAQSAVPVFKEIIEKLVDNGYLTPSAEIQNTP, from the coding sequence ATGGAACAATCTGACGCAAAAAAAATCAAAATCCTCTTTCTCTTTGTTGTTGTCCTTATTGGATTTCTCATCTTTCTTGGAACCCTTTTTTATTGGGCAACGATTGATCGAAGGCTCCCAAAATTAGAACACAGTGAAATCAACCACGCCCTTCGTGGTAATATCATCAGTTCCGATGGCTTCAAAATCGCTACAAGTCAAAAACTCTACAAAGCCCTTGTAGATACACGCAACATTGATCCCAAAAAATTTGACCTCTTTGTCAAACTCTATTCGCTTTACAGTGGCGATGATCCCAAAGCCGTTGCTGCAACGTTAAATGCCAATGTCGGCAGTACAGTATTGTCTTATCGCATTGACTCCAAGAGTGCCAAATACCTTCAAGAGCTCTCACGAAAGCTTTACAAACTAGGAGTTTTTAAAAGCTATGAAGACCCAAAAACAGGTGTCGCTTTTTTACACGGTCTAAGCGTCATTGAAAGCGGCGAAGACAGACTCTATCCGTCCGTTGATTCAGTAACGCCTATTTTAGGCTACGTGAAGAAGATGGAGCAGAAAAATATTACAAAAACGACAGGGGTTAAAGGCATCGAACGCTTTTACGAAGATAAACTCTCCTCGGTGCAAGACTCTTTAGTCATTGGGGCGCGTGACATCTCGAATGCGATTATTTTAGATGGTAACAGTATCTCTTCGCGTCGTTTTGATGGGTATGATGTGCATTTAACCCTCTCTTTAAAAATGCAAAAAATCATTGAAAATGTCTTAGATAAATATCAAAAAAACCTTGAAGCCAAAGAGATTATTGCGGCGGTCATTAACAGTGAAACGGGTGAGTTTATCACCTTGGCGTCGAGCAATCGTTTTAATCCTGATTTAATTGAAAAGAAAGATTATGGTGCGCTTAATATCTCAGCGATTGAGTACATCTATGAGCCAGGCTCCGTTATGAAATCCATTACGTTTGCACTACTGCTTAAAGCCAATAAAATCAATCCGTATGACATCGTCAATGTCTATGGCGGAAGTTATAAGCTGGGAACCAAAGTCATCAAAGATACCCATAAAGCCGATAAAATCAGTGCGGAAGACATCATCGTCTACTCCAGTAACGTTGGAACGGCGCAGATCGCTCAGAAGCTTGATCCGATAGAGTTTTATCAAGGGCTTAAAGATTTTGGATTTTCAGTCAGAAGTGGCATCGATCTTCCGTTTGAAAATCCGGGTGTTATTCCTGCTCTTAACCGCTTTAATTCGCCGATTTACAAAGCAACCGTTGGCTATGGTTATGGTATGAATGCGACGTTTATGCAAGTCATCAAGGCGTACAACGCGTTTAATAACAATGGAAGGCTCCTCAACCTCTCTTTGGTGAAAAAACTGGTCTCTCCCACAGGGCAAGAGCTGTTCCCTGAAAAAGTTCCTGAGGTACAAGTCATTCCTGTTTCGGTGGCAAAACGTATGCAGAAGATTTTGATTAAAGTCGTTCAACAAGGTACGGGTACGGGAACGAAAATGGAAGGTTTGGAAGTAGGAGGTAAAACAGGAACGGCACACATCGCCGAAGATGGCGAGTATGTGCGAATTTACAATGGTTCCTTTTTTGGTTTTGTCAACGATAAAAAGAACAAATACACCGTTGGGGTACTGGTACGCGAAGCGAAGAAAAAACAGGCGTATTTCGCGGCGCAAAGTGCGGTGCCTGTTTTTAAAGAGATTATCGAGAAACTGGTCGATAACGGCTATTTAACCCCATCAGCCGAGATTCAAAATACGCCTTAG
- a CDS encoding SDR family NAD(P)-dependent oxidoreductase, translated as MQNVMITGASHGIGKAIAQALYKRYTIIAIDQETPSHTFFSHFYRCDLSQSDAIAETITQIKNEIPALYGLINNAGMFIHKPLNEQSLQDWEKIIALNLTAPYLLSQAFAPLLTHGHIINIASTRASMSEAGTEPYSASKGGIVSLTHALSLSLAGNVSVNSISPGWINTDETYEPTKAEHAWHPSGRVGKPSDIAELVRFLLEREDGFITGSDFVVDGGVSKKMVYP; from the coding sequence ATGCAAAATGTCATGATTACAGGTGCATCACACGGCATTGGAAAAGCGATCGCACAAGCACTGTATAAACGCTATACGATCATTGCTATCGACCAAGAAACTCCTTCTCACACCTTTTTCAGCCACTTTTACCGTTGCGATCTTAGCCAAAGTGACGCGATTGCTGAAACGATAACGCAGATAAAAAATGAGATACCAGCGCTTTATGGACTTATCAATAATGCAGGCATGTTTATTCATAAACCTCTGAACGAGCAGAGTTTGCAGGACTGGGAAAAAATTATCGCGCTCAACCTTACTGCGCCGTATCTTCTTTCACAAGCCTTTGCGCCTCTGTTGACACACGGTCATATCATCAATATCGCGTCAACCCGTGCGTCTATGTCCGAAGCGGGAACGGAGCCTTATTCAGCATCCAAAGGTGGCATAGTTTCTCTCACTCATGCGCTTTCCCTCTCGTTGGCAGGAAACGTCAGTGTCAATTCCATCAGCCCTGGGTGGATCAACACCGATGAAACCTATGAGCCAACTAAAGCTGAGCACGCGTGGCATCCCAGCGGCAGAGTTGGCAAACCCAGTGACATCGCTGAGCTTGTGCGCTTTTTGTTGGAGAGAGAAGATGGGTTTATCACAGGCAGTGACTTTGTGGTCGATGGCGGCGTTTCCAAAAAGATGGTCTATCCATGA